In Cucurbita pepo subsp. pepo cultivar mu-cu-16 unplaced genomic scaffold, ASM280686v2 Cp4.1_scaffold001205, whole genome shotgun sequence, the sequence tttgaatattattgtCCTAAAGATTAAAATGATGCGACAAAGATGGAAAACTTTGTACAGagatattaattcaaatgaaataattaatgataccaaagtaaaaaaaattaacttctaATATAATTTCTCCCATCATTGCTATATACATTTGAAGGATTTTACTAATTCTCTCAATAAGCCCTAAgacttcaaaataaaaaagaaaaaattactcCATTTTCCCGTCTTCCCAACAgagattatgaaattaaaatataaaaaaaattataaaaagagaCTCAGGCTTGAATGACTTTCCCCTGTGGAAGCCTAACCCTAAAGACATGTTCTTCTCCGGTGCATTTATCCACCTTCACAACCCACtggctcctcctcctcctcctcccatCACCGCCGGACTTCGATACCTCCGCCCCCACTTTCGTCACCATCAGCCCTTTCCCGATCGGCAAAAGATGCGTTGTCGATCCACCGGACCACCCTCCAACAGATCTTTTGCTCATCGCGTTAAAACCCACCACCACGGTAGCGCGTTGACTATTCTTcctcgatctaacgacatcaAGCACCGCCACGTGGCTGTCCAGATTGCAGTCgatcaaaacaaaatccacTTCTCTGTAATGGGTTCTAATAACCCTCTCAGCTTCTCCCACGACGAACTCGATTCCGTGATACGATTCAACTCCGAGAATTTCTTGCGAGAGACGAAGATCTTCCTGCCGTGGAATTACACAGACAACTCGGCCGCCGGTCTGTCGGGCCGCCGCAGCAAGTGCTAGAATCTTATGGTCGGCGGATGTTTCATATGCGACAACCATTAACTGCGCGTTGTTTCCAGCAGCCATAGCTGAAATGAACTCAGCAACGTCAGGTTCGTTCACTTTTTGACCCTGAAACATAACCAAATTATTAGATCACTAATTTCAATTAAGCTGAAAGGGGTGAAAGGAACGTATTGGGTTTATGGTATTGTTTGTTCTTACCATTTTGAGGGTGTTGAGGAAGGCCTCAGTGGCGTTCTCAGCAGACCAGCTAGCCATTGGGTGCTTTGTTTCTGTGTGTGTTCAGGTAATTGTGATGCTTGTGGCTCTCCGGGCTTACCTCAAGGCTTGTTTATATAGGGAGAGGAATCCAAGAAGATTGTACTCAAGGCAACTGCTTGCCAGCCCCATCTGCTTGTGGTTAAAACAATAATACTCTCTATCCAAATAATTTGTGGGCCcctccttttattttaactaaattttgtACATCCATTTAACAAAATACAAcatattttaatcatatatattgatggtTATTGCATTGGTACACCgtggaatattttatttgttcaacCAATTGTTTcgtattaaattattatatgttAGAGATTTTGAACTTTAGAAGAGCTTGTATCTGGATTGACATAATTCAGCTAAATTATGCTTAAATTGGTTGAAATATAGGTTtgttaaatgaaataatggttTAAGAATGCAAATCGGATATTACCTAGAAATATGATAGTTTAAGATAGGAGGTTTCCTTGCAACAACGTGAGACGTTGATcatcgaaaaaagaaaaggaataaatcTTGTTAGTCGGTCttaaatttttgaagaaacaCGATGACCCAGAAATTGATTAGTTACCTGTAAATGTCTCGATTTTGAGGGACAAAGGGAACTTTCATAACGTATTATGCTATAAATGTGATACTAAGTTCTTGTGTCAATAATTTATGGGGGCAAAATCAGACCCACCCCCATGTTAGCCGAGGCAGCAGGGAAACccaatttatcaatttttaatatgtaaAATTTCGAggataaagtttttttttttttttttttaacgttaaataatgcaaaaactttatgttaatatttattgatttgatGTCCTGCTATGTACGGGTTGTCACGACACTAGTACATATTTGCACATGATCGTCATAATTGAATAATGCTCGTATTCATGTGggttaatatattaatagttgatcttagtttatttataaagtatatataattaaattggtTGATTAAATAGTTTACATAatgtaatatataataattataaaaaaaaaaatgaaattgcaCATTGGAGGTGtcaaaaatgtaaataaaaatggggGAAGGGGTGATTTGAA encodes:
- the LOC111786241 gene encoding uncharacterized protein LOC111786241 — protein: MASWSAENATEAFLNTLKMGQKVNEPDVAEFISAMAAGNNAQLMVVAYETSADHKILALAAAARQTGGRVVCVIPRQEDLRLSQEILGVESYHGIEFVVGEAERVIRTHYREVDFVLIDCNLDSHVAVLDVVRSRKNSQRATVVVGFNAMSKRSVGGWSGGSTTHLLPIGKGLMVTKVGAEVSKSGGDGRRRRRSQWVVKVDKCTGEEHVFRVRLPQGKVIQA